Proteins encoded in a region of the Salmo trutta chromosome 34, fSalTru1.1, whole genome shotgun sequence genome:
- the LOC115173530 gene encoding POU domain, class 2, transcription factor 2-like isoform X1: protein MFVPLPVPFVFQRTASDFSAWRLKSPLALRSSSDIRMSKPAEDEKPGADFPGESTDSERNSPDANDQVQPMKTSPFSLSPTFSSIKSKSEAGPEMISTHVPPPSQQQTPHPHTQLMLAGSQLAGLAALLPAQQQLLLQQAQAQLLAAAVQQSNAAHAAHAAHAAAQANQQQQQQQLTKQEQAPPQLTLSQPIQLTAQDIQQLLQLQQLVLMPGHHLQSPQFLLPQAQGQQGQQGKWDLLSLLSTPNLISLPQHQQSQGSLLTTPPRLGLQAQRRQGDGLSSLQRDKSGDGGVTSGASAAPMTSVTSGPHGEEPSDLEELEQFARTFKQRRIKLGFTQGDVGMAMGKLYGNDFSQTTISRFEALNLSFKNMCKLKPLLEKWLNDAETMAIDSMLPSPNSLSSPMMGFEGMTGRRRKKRTSIETNVRVALERNFILNQKPNSEEILLMGQQLNMEKEVIRVWFCNRRQKEKRINPCSATPPLPSQPPSMTHKPPCYSPHMVSSQGLHQAATSLSTTVTSPLPSVTCPLTVCGSAATSSTPSSRTPPPHSTASPAPPTLSTHSLNAGNTMMGVSTGMNQALVSSNPLATMQALAASGGQLPISSLEAGGQMILGGAGVRPSLFLNRHTLLPMASHQAGVGLVGGHRGASPSPGASGMDVDSCSASPCSSPASFGSFSEASPLPLGGAMAE, encoded by the exons ATATCAGGATGTCAAAACCAGCAGAGGATGAGAAGCCTGGGGCAGACTTTCCAGGGGAGAGCACAG ACTCCGAGAGGAACAGTCCTGATGCCAATGATCAG GTTCAGCCAATGAAAACGAGTCCCTTCAGTCTTTCTCCTACCTTCAGCAGCATCAAG AGTAAAAGTGAGGCGGGACCTGAGATGATCTCCACCCATGTGCCGCCTCCTTCCCAGCAGCAGACGCCTCACCCTCACACACAACTCATGTTGGCAGGGAGTCAGCTGGCAGGG CTGGCTGCCCTCTTGCCTGCACAGCAGCAGCTGTTGCTTCAGCAGGCCCAGGCTCAGCTCCTGGCCGCCGCCGTGCAGCAGTCCAATGCGGCTCACGCTGCTCATGCCGCCCACGCAGCCGCCCAAGCcaatcagcagcagcagcagcaacagctgACCAAACAGGAGCAAGCCCCGCCCCAGCTCACCCTCTCTCAGCCTATCCAGCTCACCGCCCAG GATATCCAGCAGCTGTTGCAGCTGCAGCAGTTAGTCCTGATGCCCGGCCACCACCTGCAGTCTCCTCAGTTCCTCCTGCCTCAGGCCCAGGGACAACAGGGGCAGCAGGGTAAGTGGGACCTACTAA GTTTGCTCTCGACACCTAATTTAATTTCGCTACCTCAGCATCAGCAAAGCCAGGGGAGTCTTCTAACTACTCCACCCAGGCTGGGACTGCAAGCACAG CGTCGCCAAGGTGACGGCCTCTCATCATTACAGAGGGACAAGAGCGGGGATGGCGGGGTGACCTCTGGGGCCTCGGCAGCCCCAATGACCTCAGTGACCTCTGGCCCTCACGGCGAGGAGCCCAGTGACCtggaggagctggagcagttcgCCCGCACCTTCAAACAGAGACGCATCAAACTGGGCTTCACACAG GGTGACGTAGGCATGGCGATGGGGAAACTGTATGGGAATGACTTCAGCCAGACCACCATCTCTCGCTTCGAGGCCCTAAACCTGAGCTTTAAGAACATGTGCAAGCTCAAGCCTCTGCTTGAGAAGTGGCTAAACGACGCAGAGACCATGGCGATAGACAGCATGCTTCCCAGCCcgaactctctctcctcccccatgaTGGGGTTTGAGGGCATGACGGGGCGCCGCAGGAAGAAACGCACCAGCATTGAGACCAACGTCCGCGTGGCCTTAGAGCGCAACTTCATcttg AACCAGAAGCCTAACTCAGAGGAGATTCTCCTGATGGGCCAGCAGCTcaacatggagaaggaggtgatCCGGGTCTGGTTCTGCAACCGGCGCCAGAAAGAGAAGCGCATCAACCCTTGCAGTGCCACCCCTCCCCTGCCCAGCCAGCCCCCCTCTATGACGCACAAACCCCCCTGCTACAGCCCGCACATG gtgtcCAGTCAGGGGCTGCACCAGGCTGCCACCAGCCTCAGCACAACAG tgacCAGTCCATTACCCTCAGTGACCTGCCCTCTGACCGTCTGTGGCTCTGCAGCCACCAGCTCCACCCCCTCCTCTAGGACTCCGCCTCCACATAGCACAGCCAGCCCCGCTCCTCCCACCCTCAGTACCCACAGCCTGAACGCTGG GAACACAATGATGGGAGTAAGCACAGGGATGAACCAGGCTCTCGTCAGCAGCAATCCCCTGGCCACAATGCAAG CTCTGGCTGCCAGTGGTGGGCAGCTGCCCATTTCCAGTCTTGAGGCCGGAGGTCAGATGATCCTGGGCGGGGCTGGGGTTCGCCCCTCCCTATTCCTCAACCGCCACACCCTCCTGCCTATGGCGTCCCACCAAGCCGGCGTGGGATTGGTCGGCGGTCACAGGGGAGCCTCTCCATCCCCCGGCGCCAGCGGCATGGACGTCGACTCCTGCTCCGCCTCTCCCTGCTCCAGCCCCGCCTCCTTCGGCTCGTTCAGCGAAGCCTCACCGCTGCCGCTTGGCGGGGCCATGGCCGAGTGA
- the LOC115173530 gene encoding POU domain, class 2, transcription factor 2-like isoform X5 — translation MSKPAEDEKPGADFPGESTDSERNSPDANDQVQPMKTSPFSLSPTFSSIKSKSEAGPEMISTHVPPPSQQQTPHPHTQLMLAGSQLAGLAALLPAQQQLLLQQAQAQLLAAAVQQSNAAHAAHAAHAAAQANQQQQQQQLTKQEQAPPQLTLSQPIQLTAQDIQQLLQLQQLVLMPGHHLQSPQFLLPQAQGQQGQQGKWDLLSLLSTPNLISLPQHQQSQGSLLTTPPRLGLQAQRRQGDGLSSLQRDKSGDGGVTSGASAAPMTSVTSGPHGEEPSDLEELEQFARTFKQRRIKLGFTQGDVGMAMGKLYGNDFSQTTISRFEALNLSFKNMCKLKPLLEKWLNDAETMAIDSMLPSPNSLSSPMMGFEGMTGRRRKKRTSIETNVRVALERNFILNQKPNSEEILLMGQQLNMEKEVIRVWFCNRRQKEKRINPCSATPPLPSQPPSMTHKPPCYSPHMVSSQGLHQAATSLSTTVTSPLPSVTCPLTVCGSAATSSTPSSRTPPPHSTASPAPPTLSTHSLNAGNTMMGVSTGMNQALVSSNPLATMQALAASGGQLPISSLEAGGQMILGGAGVRPSLFLNRHTLLPMASHQAGVGLVGGHRGASPSPGASGMDVDSCSASPCSSPASFGSFSEASPLPLGGAMAE, via the exons ATGTCAAAACCAGCAGAGGATGAGAAGCCTGGGGCAGACTTTCCAGGGGAGAGCACAG ACTCCGAGAGGAACAGTCCTGATGCCAATGATCAG GTTCAGCCAATGAAAACGAGTCCCTTCAGTCTTTCTCCTACCTTCAGCAGCATCAAG AGTAAAAGTGAGGCGGGACCTGAGATGATCTCCACCCATGTGCCGCCTCCTTCCCAGCAGCAGACGCCTCACCCTCACACACAACTCATGTTGGCAGGGAGTCAGCTGGCAGGG CTGGCTGCCCTCTTGCCTGCACAGCAGCAGCTGTTGCTTCAGCAGGCCCAGGCTCAGCTCCTGGCCGCCGCCGTGCAGCAGTCCAATGCGGCTCACGCTGCTCATGCCGCCCACGCAGCCGCCCAAGCcaatcagcagcagcagcagcaacagctgACCAAACAGGAGCAAGCCCCGCCCCAGCTCACCCTCTCTCAGCCTATCCAGCTCACCGCCCAG GATATCCAGCAGCTGTTGCAGCTGCAGCAGTTAGTCCTGATGCCCGGCCACCACCTGCAGTCTCCTCAGTTCCTCCTGCCTCAGGCCCAGGGACAACAGGGGCAGCAGGGTAAGTGGGACCTACTAA GTTTGCTCTCGACACCTAATTTAATTTCGCTACCTCAGCATCAGCAAAGCCAGGGGAGTCTTCTAACTACTCCACCCAGGCTGGGACTGCAAGCACAG CGTCGCCAAGGTGACGGCCTCTCATCATTACAGAGGGACAAGAGCGGGGATGGCGGGGTGACCTCTGGGGCCTCGGCAGCCCCAATGACCTCAGTGACCTCTGGCCCTCACGGCGAGGAGCCCAGTGACCtggaggagctggagcagttcgCCCGCACCTTCAAACAGAGACGCATCAAACTGGGCTTCACACAG GGTGACGTAGGCATGGCGATGGGGAAACTGTATGGGAATGACTTCAGCCAGACCACCATCTCTCGCTTCGAGGCCCTAAACCTGAGCTTTAAGAACATGTGCAAGCTCAAGCCTCTGCTTGAGAAGTGGCTAAACGACGCAGAGACCATGGCGATAGACAGCATGCTTCCCAGCCcgaactctctctcctcccccatgaTGGGGTTTGAGGGCATGACGGGGCGCCGCAGGAAGAAACGCACCAGCATTGAGACCAACGTCCGCGTGGCCTTAGAGCGCAACTTCATcttg AACCAGAAGCCTAACTCAGAGGAGATTCTCCTGATGGGCCAGCAGCTcaacatggagaaggaggtgatCCGGGTCTGGTTCTGCAACCGGCGCCAGAAAGAGAAGCGCATCAACCCTTGCAGTGCCACCCCTCCCCTGCCCAGCCAGCCCCCCTCTATGACGCACAAACCCCCCTGCTACAGCCCGCACATG gtgtcCAGTCAGGGGCTGCACCAGGCTGCCACCAGCCTCAGCACAACAG tgacCAGTCCATTACCCTCAGTGACCTGCCCTCTGACCGTCTGTGGCTCTGCAGCCACCAGCTCCACCCCCTCCTCTAGGACTCCGCCTCCACATAGCACAGCCAGCCCCGCTCCTCCCACCCTCAGTACCCACAGCCTGAACGCTGG GAACACAATGATGGGAGTAAGCACAGGGATGAACCAGGCTCTCGTCAGCAGCAATCCCCTGGCCACAATGCAAG CTCTGGCTGCCAGTGGTGGGCAGCTGCCCATTTCCAGTCTTGAGGCCGGAGGTCAGATGATCCTGGGCGGGGCTGGGGTTCGCCCCTCCCTATTCCTCAACCGCCACACCCTCCTGCCTATGGCGTCCCACCAAGCCGGCGTGGGATTGGTCGGCGGTCACAGGGGAGCCTCTCCATCCCCCGGCGCCAGCGGCATGGACGTCGACTCCTGCTCCGCCTCTCCCTGCTCCAGCCCCGCCTCCTTCGGCTCGTTCAGCGAAGCCTCACCGCTGCCGCTTGGCGGGGCCATGGCCGAGTGA
- the LOC115173530 gene encoding POU domain, class 2, transcription factor 2-like isoform X4, with product MNVDNPDIRMSKPAEDEKPGADFPGESTDSERNSPDANDQVQPMKTSPFSLSPTFSSIKSKSEAGPEMISTHVPPPSQQQTPHPHTQLMLAGSQLAGLAALLPAQQQLLLQQAQAQLLAAAVQQSNAAHAAHAAHAAAQANQQQQQQQLTKQEQAPPQLTLSQPIQLTAQDIQQLLQLQQLVLMPGHHLQSPQFLLPQAQGQQGQQGKWDLLSLLSTPNLISLPQHQQSQGSLLTTPPRLGLQAQRRQGDGLSSLQRDKSGDGGVTSGASAAPMTSVTSGPHGEEPSDLEELEQFARTFKQRRIKLGFTQGDVGMAMGKLYGNDFSQTTISRFEALNLSFKNMCKLKPLLEKWLNDAETMAIDSMLPSPNSLSSPMMGFEGMTGRRRKKRTSIETNVRVALERNFILNQKPNSEEILLMGQQLNMEKEVIRVWFCNRRQKEKRINPCSATPPLPSQPPSMTHKPPCYSPHMVSSQGLHQAATSLSTTVTSPLPSVTCPLTVCGSAATSSTPSSRTPPPHSTASPAPPTLSTHSLNAGNTMMGVSTGMNQALVSSNPLATMQALAASGGQLPISSLEAGGQMILGGAGVRPSLFLNRHTLLPMASHQAGVGLVGGHRGASPSPGASGMDVDSCSASPCSSPASFGSFSEASPLPLGGAMAE from the exons ATGAATGTCGATAACCCAG ATATCAGGATGTCAAAACCAGCAGAGGATGAGAAGCCTGGGGCAGACTTTCCAGGGGAGAGCACAG ACTCCGAGAGGAACAGTCCTGATGCCAATGATCAG GTTCAGCCAATGAAAACGAGTCCCTTCAGTCTTTCTCCTACCTTCAGCAGCATCAAG AGTAAAAGTGAGGCGGGACCTGAGATGATCTCCACCCATGTGCCGCCTCCTTCCCAGCAGCAGACGCCTCACCCTCACACACAACTCATGTTGGCAGGGAGTCAGCTGGCAGGG CTGGCTGCCCTCTTGCCTGCACAGCAGCAGCTGTTGCTTCAGCAGGCCCAGGCTCAGCTCCTGGCCGCCGCCGTGCAGCAGTCCAATGCGGCTCACGCTGCTCATGCCGCCCACGCAGCCGCCCAAGCcaatcagcagcagcagcagcaacagctgACCAAACAGGAGCAAGCCCCGCCCCAGCTCACCCTCTCTCAGCCTATCCAGCTCACCGCCCAG GATATCCAGCAGCTGTTGCAGCTGCAGCAGTTAGTCCTGATGCCCGGCCACCACCTGCAGTCTCCTCAGTTCCTCCTGCCTCAGGCCCAGGGACAACAGGGGCAGCAGGGTAAGTGGGACCTACTAA GTTTGCTCTCGACACCTAATTTAATTTCGCTACCTCAGCATCAGCAAAGCCAGGGGAGTCTTCTAACTACTCCACCCAGGCTGGGACTGCAAGCACAG CGTCGCCAAGGTGACGGCCTCTCATCATTACAGAGGGACAAGAGCGGGGATGGCGGGGTGACCTCTGGGGCCTCGGCAGCCCCAATGACCTCAGTGACCTCTGGCCCTCACGGCGAGGAGCCCAGTGACCtggaggagctggagcagttcgCCCGCACCTTCAAACAGAGACGCATCAAACTGGGCTTCACACAG GGTGACGTAGGCATGGCGATGGGGAAACTGTATGGGAATGACTTCAGCCAGACCACCATCTCTCGCTTCGAGGCCCTAAACCTGAGCTTTAAGAACATGTGCAAGCTCAAGCCTCTGCTTGAGAAGTGGCTAAACGACGCAGAGACCATGGCGATAGACAGCATGCTTCCCAGCCcgaactctctctcctcccccatgaTGGGGTTTGAGGGCATGACGGGGCGCCGCAGGAAGAAACGCACCAGCATTGAGACCAACGTCCGCGTGGCCTTAGAGCGCAACTTCATcttg AACCAGAAGCCTAACTCAGAGGAGATTCTCCTGATGGGCCAGCAGCTcaacatggagaaggaggtgatCCGGGTCTGGTTCTGCAACCGGCGCCAGAAAGAGAAGCGCATCAACCCTTGCAGTGCCACCCCTCCCCTGCCCAGCCAGCCCCCCTCTATGACGCACAAACCCCCCTGCTACAGCCCGCACATG gtgtcCAGTCAGGGGCTGCACCAGGCTGCCACCAGCCTCAGCACAACAG tgacCAGTCCATTACCCTCAGTGACCTGCCCTCTGACCGTCTGTGGCTCTGCAGCCACCAGCTCCACCCCCTCCTCTAGGACTCCGCCTCCACATAGCACAGCCAGCCCCGCTCCTCCCACCCTCAGTACCCACAGCCTGAACGCTGG GAACACAATGATGGGAGTAAGCACAGGGATGAACCAGGCTCTCGTCAGCAGCAATCCCCTGGCCACAATGCAAG CTCTGGCTGCCAGTGGTGGGCAGCTGCCCATTTCCAGTCTTGAGGCCGGAGGTCAGATGATCCTGGGCGGGGCTGGGGTTCGCCCCTCCCTATTCCTCAACCGCCACACCCTCCTGCCTATGGCGTCCCACCAAGCCGGCGTGGGATTGGTCGGCGGTCACAGGGGAGCCTCTCCATCCCCCGGCGCCAGCGGCATGGACGTCGACTCCTGCTCCGCCTCTCCCTGCTCCAGCCCCGCCTCCTTCGGCTCGTTCAGCGAAGCCTCACCGCTGCCGCTTGGCGGGGCCATGGCCGAGTGA
- the LOC115173530 gene encoding POU domain, class 2, transcription factor 2-like isoform X2: MFVPLPVPFVFQRTASDFSAWRLKSPLALRSSSDIRMSKPAEDEKPGADFPGESTDSERNSPDANDQVQPMKTSPFSLSPTFSSIKSKSEAGPEMISTHVPPPSQQQTPHPHTQLMLAGSQLAGLAALLPAQQQLLLQQAQAQLLAAAVQQSNAAHAAHAAHAAAQANQQQQQQQLTKQEQAPPQLTLSQPIQLTAQDIQQLLQLQQLVLMPGHHLQSPQFLLPQAQGQQGQQGLLSTPNLISLPQHQQSQGSLLTTPPRLGLQAQRRQGDGLSSLQRDKSGDGGVTSGASAAPMTSVTSGPHGEEPSDLEELEQFARTFKQRRIKLGFTQGDVGMAMGKLYGNDFSQTTISRFEALNLSFKNMCKLKPLLEKWLNDAETMAIDSMLPSPNSLSSPMMGFEGMTGRRRKKRTSIETNVRVALERNFILNQKPNSEEILLMGQQLNMEKEVIRVWFCNRRQKEKRINPCSATPPLPSQPPSMTHKPPCYSPHMVSSQGLHQAATSLSTTVTSPLPSVTCPLTVCGSAATSSTPSSRTPPPHSTASPAPPTLSTHSLNAGNTMMGVSTGMNQALVSSNPLATMQALAASGGQLPISSLEAGGQMILGGAGVRPSLFLNRHTLLPMASHQAGVGLVGGHRGASPSPGASGMDVDSCSASPCSSPASFGSFSEASPLPLGGAMAE, encoded by the exons ATATCAGGATGTCAAAACCAGCAGAGGATGAGAAGCCTGGGGCAGACTTTCCAGGGGAGAGCACAG ACTCCGAGAGGAACAGTCCTGATGCCAATGATCAG GTTCAGCCAATGAAAACGAGTCCCTTCAGTCTTTCTCCTACCTTCAGCAGCATCAAG AGTAAAAGTGAGGCGGGACCTGAGATGATCTCCACCCATGTGCCGCCTCCTTCCCAGCAGCAGACGCCTCACCCTCACACACAACTCATGTTGGCAGGGAGTCAGCTGGCAGGG CTGGCTGCCCTCTTGCCTGCACAGCAGCAGCTGTTGCTTCAGCAGGCCCAGGCTCAGCTCCTGGCCGCCGCCGTGCAGCAGTCCAATGCGGCTCACGCTGCTCATGCCGCCCACGCAGCCGCCCAAGCcaatcagcagcagcagcagcaacagctgACCAAACAGGAGCAAGCCCCGCCCCAGCTCACCCTCTCTCAGCCTATCCAGCTCACCGCCCAG GATATCCAGCAGCTGTTGCAGCTGCAGCAGTTAGTCCTGATGCCCGGCCACCACCTGCAGTCTCCTCAGTTCCTCCTGCCTCAGGCCCAGGGACAACAGGGGCAGCAGG GTTTGCTCTCGACACCTAATTTAATTTCGCTACCTCAGCATCAGCAAAGCCAGGGGAGTCTTCTAACTACTCCACCCAGGCTGGGACTGCAAGCACAG CGTCGCCAAGGTGACGGCCTCTCATCATTACAGAGGGACAAGAGCGGGGATGGCGGGGTGACCTCTGGGGCCTCGGCAGCCCCAATGACCTCAGTGACCTCTGGCCCTCACGGCGAGGAGCCCAGTGACCtggaggagctggagcagttcgCCCGCACCTTCAAACAGAGACGCATCAAACTGGGCTTCACACAG GGTGACGTAGGCATGGCGATGGGGAAACTGTATGGGAATGACTTCAGCCAGACCACCATCTCTCGCTTCGAGGCCCTAAACCTGAGCTTTAAGAACATGTGCAAGCTCAAGCCTCTGCTTGAGAAGTGGCTAAACGACGCAGAGACCATGGCGATAGACAGCATGCTTCCCAGCCcgaactctctctcctcccccatgaTGGGGTTTGAGGGCATGACGGGGCGCCGCAGGAAGAAACGCACCAGCATTGAGACCAACGTCCGCGTGGCCTTAGAGCGCAACTTCATcttg AACCAGAAGCCTAACTCAGAGGAGATTCTCCTGATGGGCCAGCAGCTcaacatggagaaggaggtgatCCGGGTCTGGTTCTGCAACCGGCGCCAGAAAGAGAAGCGCATCAACCCTTGCAGTGCCACCCCTCCCCTGCCCAGCCAGCCCCCCTCTATGACGCACAAACCCCCCTGCTACAGCCCGCACATG gtgtcCAGTCAGGGGCTGCACCAGGCTGCCACCAGCCTCAGCACAACAG tgacCAGTCCATTACCCTCAGTGACCTGCCCTCTGACCGTCTGTGGCTCTGCAGCCACCAGCTCCACCCCCTCCTCTAGGACTCCGCCTCCACATAGCACAGCCAGCCCCGCTCCTCCCACCCTCAGTACCCACAGCCTGAACGCTGG GAACACAATGATGGGAGTAAGCACAGGGATGAACCAGGCTCTCGTCAGCAGCAATCCCCTGGCCACAATGCAAG CTCTGGCTGCCAGTGGTGGGCAGCTGCCCATTTCCAGTCTTGAGGCCGGAGGTCAGATGATCCTGGGCGGGGCTGGGGTTCGCCCCTCCCTATTCCTCAACCGCCACACCCTCCTGCCTATGGCGTCCCACCAAGCCGGCGTGGGATTGGTCGGCGGTCACAGGGGAGCCTCTCCATCCCCCGGCGCCAGCGGCATGGACGTCGACTCCTGCTCCGCCTCTCCCTGCTCCAGCCCCGCCTCCTTCGGCTCGTTCAGCGAAGCCTCACCGCTGCCGCTTGGCGGGGCCATGGCCGAGTGA